The following coding sequences are from one Leptospira mayottensis 200901116 window:
- a CDS encoding NfeD family protein — translation MPDFLSNLTVTIWIIGGILLILAEFFIPGTFIAFLGTSGIITGIVVYFFDISLGWQLGLWASLSILLIYVGSTAIRKIFPAHTERSIPENDQIGKLVSVVKDVLVERKGGRILFQGVEWDAISKKARIPKGSKARILSRDNLTFLVEPLELPEE, via the coding sequence ATGCCTGATTTTCTTTCCAATCTAACGGTAACGATTTGGATCATCGGCGGCATATTACTCATTCTTGCTGAATTTTTTATTCCTGGAACTTTTATCGCTTTTTTAGGAACCTCCGGAATTATCACCGGGATTGTCGTATATTTTTTTGATATTTCCCTCGGCTGGCAACTAGGGCTTTGGGCCTCTCTCTCTATTCTTCTAATTTACGTCGGAAGTACGGCGATTCGAAAAATCTTTCCAGCTCATACAGAACGCTCTATTCCGGAAAACGATCAAATCGGAAAATTGGTTTCCGTAGTCAAAGACGTTCTTGTAGAAAGAAAAGGCGGAAGGATTCTTTTTCAAGGTGTAGAGTGGGACGCAATTTCCAAAAAAGCCAGAATTCCAAAAGGAAGTAAAGCGAGAATTTTGAGTCGAGATAATCTCACATTTCTCGTGGAACCTTTGGAACTTCCGGAAGAATAA
- a CDS encoding SPFH domain-containing protein: MSAGFIFTLLFIALIYLIRKTFIIVPQQYCYVVERVGVFKGALEAGFHFLWPVIEVVKYRQNLKEIAIDIPPQMCITKDNVSIAVDGILYLKVVDPYKASYAIENYMLATQQLAQTTLRSEIGKLILDQTFAERDDINSHVVRALDEATDPWGIKVTRYEIKNISPPKEILHEMEEQVKAERVKRAEITISEGEKLSRINRSVGEKEEAINVSEGEKMKKINEAEGKALEIELIAAAKAKGIQMIAESISREGGSEAVNLQITEDYLTGLGEILSVSKTTILPAELANIAGVFEGLSKVTGKLPEIKTPKEKEGQ, encoded by the coding sequence ATGTCTGCAGGGTTTATATTCACGTTACTCTTCATAGCGTTGATCTATCTGATTCGTAAAACATTCATCATCGTTCCTCAACAATATTGTTATGTCGTAGAACGAGTAGGAGTTTTCAAAGGAGCCTTGGAAGCAGGTTTCCATTTCCTCTGGCCCGTGATCGAAGTCGTTAAATACAGGCAAAATCTCAAAGAGATCGCAATCGACATTCCTCCTCAGATGTGTATCACAAAGGACAACGTCTCCATTGCGGTAGACGGAATTCTTTATCTGAAAGTGGTCGATCCTTATAAAGCTTCTTATGCGATCGAGAACTACATGCTCGCGACGCAACAGCTCGCGCAGACGACCCTTCGTTCCGAAATCGGTAAGCTGATTCTCGATCAGACATTTGCGGAAAGAGACGATATCAATTCCCACGTTGTGCGTGCTTTGGACGAAGCGACCGATCCCTGGGGAATTAAAGTCACGAGGTACGAAATCAAAAATATTTCCCCTCCTAAGGAAATTCTTCACGAGATGGAAGAACAAGTAAAAGCGGAACGTGTAAAAAGGGCAGAGATCACGATTTCGGAAGGAGAAAAACTTTCGAGGATCAATCGTTCCGTCGGCGAAAAAGAAGAAGCCATCAACGTGTCCGAAGGTGAAAAAATGAAAAAAATCAACGAAGCCGAAGGTAAGGCTTTGGAGATAGAACTGATTGCCGCCGCGAAAGCAAAAGGAATCCAGATGATCGCAGAATCCATTTCTAGAGAAGGCGGAAGTGAAGCTGTTAATCTCCAGATTACAGAAGACTATCTCACGGGTCTTGGAGAAATCCTAAGCGTTTCTAAAACCACGATTCTTCCCGCGGAGCTTGCCAATATTGCGGGAGTGTTCGAAGGTCTTTCCAAAGTAACCGGAAAATTACCTGAAATCAAAACACCGAAAGAGAAGGAAGGTCAGTAA
- a CDS encoding SPFH domain-containing protein — MEMFQSTFVMIFWTLFGIYFAYKLYRSIRIVSAQDCIVVERLGKYSKTLHAGLHLLWPFLEKDAYYHTLKEQATDVPPQTCITKDNVKVDMDGILYLKVLDPYKASYGINDYQFAASQLAQTTMRAIIGTMDLDVTFETRDAINSKILEALDLATESWGIKVNRYEIVNITPPKSILEAMEKEKKAQITKKAQISLSEGDRDARINRSLGFKEEAINKSEGEKQKRINEAEGVAKEVEAIATATAKGIELLAQSINAKGGQDAVKLRIGQKFIKEFEKISGKKTEIVLPLNLTNFRSILKSVLGNMDQKN, encoded by the coding sequence ATGGAAATGTTTCAAAGCACATTCGTAATGATATTTTGGACTCTGTTCGGAATCTACTTCGCATATAAACTCTATCGTTCGATCCGAATCGTTTCCGCTCAGGATTGTATCGTAGTGGAAAGACTCGGAAAATACAGCAAAACCTTACACGCAGGTCTTCATCTTCTTTGGCCTTTCCTTGAAAAAGATGCATACTATCATACGTTGAAAGAACAAGCCACGGACGTTCCACCTCAGACCTGTATCACGAAAGATAACGTGAAAGTGGATATGGATGGAATTCTTTATCTCAAAGTGCTGGATCCCTACAAAGCAAGTTATGGAATCAATGACTATCAATTTGCGGCTTCTCAACTCGCCCAAACTACGATGCGTGCTATCATAGGAACGATGGACTTGGACGTTACATTCGAAACCAGAGACGCGATCAACAGTAAGATTCTGGAAGCTTTAGACTTAGCCACCGAATCTTGGGGTATCAAGGTCAATCGATACGAAATCGTAAACATCACTCCTCCTAAGTCCATCTTAGAAGCGATGGAAAAAGAGAAAAAAGCGCAGATCACAAAAAAGGCACAGATCTCTCTTTCGGAAGGGGATAGGGACGCGAGAATCAATCGATCTCTCGGTTTTAAAGAAGAAGCCATCAACAAGTCCGAAGGCGAAAAACAAAAAAGAATCAACGAAGCCGAAGGGGTAGCTAAAGAAGTGGAAGCCATTGCAACGGCAACCGCAAAAGGGATCGAACTACTCGCTCAGTCGATCAACGCAAAAGGTGGACAGGACGCAGTTAAACTCAGAATCGGTCAGAAATTTATCAAAGAATTTGAAAAGATTTCCGGCAAAAAAACGGAAATCGTTTTGCCTCTCAATTTGACGAACTTTCGTTCGATCTTAAAATCGGTTTTAGGAAATATGGATCAAAAAAATTGA
- a CDS encoding Dam family site-specific DNA-(adenine-N6)-methyltransferase, protein MSLLLPIESQLVKNPLKGQLLKWIGNKQKYADTIISYFPKKIKTYHEPFLGSGAVIATLSPKRGIGSDIFKPLIDIFQKLKSNPDELILDYTENYALIEKFGKKEAYEIIKSSYNLNPNSKDLLFLSRSCYGGVIRFRKTDGYMSTPCGIHNPLSPQSFAERAYSWSDRIADCEFFNLNYKDAFDAAEADDLIYCDPPYKDSQAILYGAQSFSLKDLYDNIENAKLRGVKIALSIDGSKKSGSKIIDIQYPKGLFFSEIPILNGPSMLKRFQMAGRTLEEEVVTERLLLTYKI, encoded by the coding sequence ATGTCGTTGCTTCTTCCAATAGAATCGCAATTGGTTAAAAATCCACTAAAAGGACAACTTTTGAAATGGATTGGAAATAAACAAAAATATGCGGATACTATCATCTCCTATTTTCCTAAAAAAATAAAAACCTATCACGAACCTTTTCTAGGTAGTGGTGCAGTTATCGCTACCTTATCTCCCAAAAGAGGTATTGGATCCGATATATTCAAACCGCTGATCGACATTTTTCAGAAATTGAAATCAAATCCGGATGAGTTGATTCTCGACTATACCGAAAATTACGCCCTGATAGAAAAATTTGGAAAAAAAGAAGCTTATGAAATTATAAAAAGTTCATACAATCTCAATCCGAATTCTAAAGACCTATTGTTCTTATCCCGTTCCTGTTATGGCGGTGTAATAAGATTCCGCAAAACAGACGGTTACATGTCAACCCCTTGTGGAATCCACAATCCCCTTTCGCCGCAATCCTTTGCAGAAAGAGCCTATTCCTGGAGTGATCGTATTGCGGATTGTGAATTTTTCAACTTAAATTACAAAGATGCTTTCGATGCCGCAGAAGCAGATGACTTGATATATTGCGATCCGCCATACAAAGACTCACAGGCCATACTGTATGGAGCTCAATCTTTTTCCCTTAAAGATTTATACGATAATATTGAAAACGCAAAATTACGAGGAGTAAAAATCGCCCTTAGCATTGATGGCAGTAAAAAATCAGGTTCTAAAATTATTGATATTCAATATCCTAAAGGACTTTTCTTTTCGGAAATCCCTATATTAAATGGACCTTCCATGCTGAAACGCTTTCAAATGGCAGGACGAACTTTAGAAGAGGAAGTCGTAACAGAAAGATTATTACTCACTTATAAAATTTAG
- the fliN gene encoding flagellar motor switch protein FliN: MGEGSLSQEDIDALLTGGGGEVAAAETGSGSDFNLSGELDSLLGGGGNAGGEASGGGESPSFADISAALGPSPTPSAPRATTRQSASTQSTNLNLLMDVNLALTVELGRTNMFIKDVNGLNEGIVVELDKNVGEDLDILANGRLVGRGKLVAMDDFYGIQITEIVDQSRRL; encoded by the coding sequence ATGGGAGAAGGATCGCTCTCACAGGAAGATATAGACGCCCTTTTAACAGGCGGTGGCGGTGAAGTCGCAGCTGCTGAAACCGGAAGTGGATCTGATTTCAATCTAAGCGGAGAATTGGATTCTCTTCTGGGTGGTGGCGGTAATGCCGGTGGAGAAGCATCTGGAGGTGGCGAGTCTCCTTCTTTTGCAGATATTTCTGCCGCCCTCGGACCTTCGCCGACTCCTTCTGCTCCTAGAGCGACCACGCGTCAGTCTGCGTCGACTCAATCTACAAACCTAAATCTACTGATGGACGTAAACCTAGCACTTACGGTAGAGCTGGGTAGAACGAACATGTTCATCAAAGATGTCAACGGTTTGAACGAAGGTATTGTTGTAGAATTGGATAAGAATGTGGGTGAAGACTTGGATATTCTCGCGAACGGTCGTTTAGTTGGAAGAGGCAAACTTGTGGCAATGGATGATTTCTACGGAATTCAAATTACGGAAATTGTAGATCAAAGCAGAAGGCTTTAA
- a CDS encoding AAA family ATPase, with product MSFSSPSEPASGNSIPSEVDFTKTKSFLHGELSALGFSKVDLPVITSEKKDLKIEFPVSSISKSALFDCLQILKNHIENLRIHTFEPGYYCIQALNENLFETKNLLDTVRFRFYSGRTKNRVEITKKGDFTREELFATLTLFQFLKSEKGVETANPQELLASLGVEVFYPFDAEKDGKSITFDQVAGYERVKQQILESIILPLKNPDLLSELSKLTRKFPSDTRPRAVLFEGDPGVGKTTMARVVSCMTGLPLVYVPVESIMSKYYGESAQNMAYVFEAAALFPACLIFLDEIDSLAGNREEGIFEATRKILSVLLRKIDGFSSQRNSVTIGATNRKQDLDHALLSRFDRTIYFPLPDLEERTKILETYAVHLSETERMKIAEGLNGHSGRTIRDFCDLVERKWASYLIEKGLKPIPPPYELYLENSSNREK from the coding sequence TTGAGTTTTTCTTCTCCATCCGAACCCGCTTCTGGTAATTCGATCCCTTCTGAAGTCGATTTTACAAAAACAAAAAGTTTTCTTCACGGAGAATTAAGTGCTCTTGGTTTTTCCAAAGTCGATCTTCCCGTGATAACTTCGGAAAAAAAAGACCTTAAAATTGAATTTCCAGTCTCTTCTATTTCCAAGTCGGCTCTTTTCGATTGCCTTCAAATTCTCAAAAACCACATCGAAAATCTGAGAATCCACACTTTCGAACCAGGTTATTATTGCATCCAAGCGTTGAACGAAAACCTGTTTGAAACAAAAAATCTTTTGGATACGGTTCGATTCCGATTCTATTCTGGAAGAACCAAAAATCGAGTCGAAATCACAAAAAAAGGAGATTTCACAAGGGAAGAATTATTTGCCACACTTACCCTCTTTCAATTCTTAAAATCGGAAAAAGGAGTCGAAACAGCAAACCCGCAAGAACTTTTGGCTTCTCTTGGAGTGGAGGTTTTTTATCCGTTCGACGCGGAAAAAGACGGAAAATCAATCACCTTCGACCAAGTAGCAGGATATGAAAGAGTCAAACAACAAATTCTGGAATCCATCATTCTCCCCCTAAAAAATCCGGATCTGCTCTCTGAATTATCTAAATTGACCCGTAAATTTCCAAGCGATACACGCCCGAGAGCCGTATTATTTGAAGGAGATCCAGGTGTTGGAAAAACGACGATGGCACGAGTCGTTTCCTGCATGACCGGTCTTCCTCTCGTCTATGTCCCTGTTGAATCCATCATGAGTAAATACTACGGAGAAAGCGCCCAAAATATGGCTTATGTCTTCGAAGCGGCCGCTCTTTTTCCGGCCTGTCTTATCTTTTTGGATGAAATTGATTCTCTCGCAGGCAATAGAGAGGAAGGAATATTCGAGGCAACTCGTAAAATTCTTTCGGTCCTTTTGCGTAAAATCGACGGTTTCAGTAGTCAAAGAAACTCGGTCACAATCGGGGCAACAAATCGAAAACAAGATTTAGATCACGCACTCCTCTCCCGATTTGATAGAACCATCTATTTTCCGTTACCCGATTTAGAAGAAAGGACCAAGATTCTGGAAACCTATGCCGTCCATCTTTCAGAAACGGAGAGAATGAAAATTGCAGAAGGTTTAAATGGACATTCCGGAAGAACAATTCGGGATTTTTGCGATTTAGTGGAAAGAAAATGGGCTTCCTACTTGATCGAAAAAGGATTGAAACCGATCCCACCGCCCTATGAGCTGTATCTGGAAAATAGTTCCAATCGCGAGAAATAA
- the fcpB gene encoding flagellar-coiling protein FcpB encodes MKLQKLFLAVLVAISTAVFSQQNSGSDQKSQPSSAQLGQSILETERKLDEKIFELNQRLTRHTVLMKMKVRVLPFRTVLFKGKANNDECTPALNQEDSANNCIRVEVYDFIRDEERGLNKNVQGSLAKYLEIYFEGQNSNDPEPRAEPPRNINKLKSKIYKNNMVLEDKIISEVMDRGPNTQPSHNDKFEIFFQKDGYPDYGRPETPSEKGVGKYILAGVENTKTHPIRNSFKKEFYIKHLDQFDRLFTKIFDYNDQLGNENYKENVDALKESLRY; translated from the coding sequence ATGAAACTTCAAAAGCTATTTTTAGCAGTTTTAGTCGCAATTTCGACCGCGGTATTTTCTCAGCAAAATTCCGGGTCAGATCAGAAATCACAACCTTCCAGCGCTCAATTGGGCCAGTCTATTCTGGAAACAGAGAGAAAACTCGACGAAAAGATTTTCGAATTGAACCAAAGGCTTACACGTCACACGGTTCTTATGAAAATGAAAGTTCGAGTTCTTCCTTTCAGAACAGTTCTGTTTAAAGGAAAAGCCAACAACGACGAATGTACTCCGGCCCTCAATCAAGAAGACTCCGCGAACAATTGTATCCGCGTGGAAGTTTACGATTTTATCCGGGATGAAGAAAGAGGTCTGAATAAAAACGTTCAGGGATCTCTCGCGAAATACTTAGAGATCTATTTCGAAGGTCAAAATAGCAACGATCCTGAACCTAGGGCAGAACCTCCAAGAAACATAAACAAACTGAAATCTAAAATCTATAAGAACAACATGGTTTTGGAAGATAAAATCATATCCGAAGTGATGGACAGAGGACCGAATACCCAACCTTCCCACAACGATAAGTTTGAAATTTTCTTTCAAAAAGATGGATACCCTGACTACGGTCGTCCTGAAACTCCGTCCGAAAAAGGTGTAGGTAAATACATCCTTGCAGGCGTTGAGAATACGAAAACTCACCCTATCCGGAACTCTTTCAAAAAAGAATTCTATATCAAACACCTAGATCAGTTTGACAGACTCTTTACCAAAATTTTCGATTACAACGATCAGTTAGGAAACGAAAATTATAAAGAGAATGTGGATGCTTTGAAAGAGTCTCTCCGCTATTAA
- a CDS encoding 16S rRNA (uracil(1498)-N(3))-methyltransferase: MNLLICKEEWRIAKSNRFFIQDPQKIQHICNILNKREGARLKAGLIDTSLGKFILEKIESNRIVGIYKPILVPIPRFPEVHILLAINRPPTVRKILQLAGTWGVSSIHFFVSRNSRKEYLTSPVWNSIEIESELLEGMEQGKNIFLPKIHFDFKNRLETILQEKFKKVDFTFRFVLDRRGTALPQIIEEKKSDLNFEMPSKTPKVLVAIGPESGFVRSEIDFWKRFDFKELNLSSRVLRTETAVAFLLSRLEEKNLFLKT; this comes from the coding sequence TTGAATCTACTGATCTGCAAAGAAGAATGGAGAATCGCGAAATCGAACCGATTTTTCATTCAGGATCCGCAAAAGATCCAACATATATGCAATATTCTGAATAAACGAGAAGGGGCTCGTTTAAAAGCGGGGCTCATAGACACAAGCCTAGGAAAATTTATCTTAGAAAAAATCGAGTCGAATCGGATCGTAGGAATCTACAAACCGATTTTGGTTCCTATACCTCGTTTTCCGGAAGTTCATATTCTACTCGCAATCAATCGACCTCCCACAGTGAGAAAAATTCTTCAGTTAGCCGGAACCTGGGGAGTCAGTTCTATTCATTTTTTTGTCAGTAGGAATTCCAGAAAAGAATATCTGACTTCTCCCGTTTGGAATTCGATCGAAATCGAATCGGAGCTTCTGGAAGGAATGGAACAAGGGAAAAATATCTTTCTTCCAAAAATCCATTTCGATTTTAAGAATCGATTGGAAACAATTCTTCAGGAGAAATTTAAAAAGGTAGATTTTACATTTCGTTTCGTTTTGGATCGTAGAGGAACTGCACTTCCACAAATTATTGAAGAAAAAAAGTCGGATTTAAATTTTGAAATGCCTTCTAAAACACCGAAAGTCTTAGTAGCAATCGGTCCGGAAAGCGGCTTTGTTCGAAGCGAAATCGATTTTTGGAAACGTTTCGATTTTAAAGAGTTGAATCTTTCCAGCCGTGTCTTACGCACCGAAACAGCCGTTGCGTTCCTTCTCTCAAGACTCGAAGAGAAAAATCTTTTCCTAAAAACTTAA
- the impL63 gene encoding cytoplasmic membrane protein ImpL63 codes for MFKRPKYYFTFLFLFFAIQTGIQAQLWTPPGRQYMHPTDPFTYDLGINKYQKDYYLYVAPTVNLNFGGDFGASLTVPLNFLIYDVDPKQENSRIGKLRTFDYNEKSDYLRLINNIWFGQFGKYTPGEITYSAYLGKLFDGYIGHGTIVNRYINNQRLDVYNVGLQADMNSDYGGVQVFSNSVYTREVSSARVYIRPFAVGFKLFDIITGRSKFLTMLTIAQGNVADEAGRRKVYEEVGAEEKESYRALIEDQKTQEKKEEMIPADKKPEKPQNLKELFNQDNFANRFAIGYTTAFDNKAPLELKFDSTGELRVNESNNPLVRSTEKLTVTGFDLEYKLLAAKYIELTPYYDVNKIKQIENAKGTHYGAILRLGGKDIYVRVKPEYRNMTSTYIPMYFDSFYELERYQSNLQSHIPQTKLEAAKLADPDGPKVKGHFTTVLFNFYKFAVESNYENYSGPDNSRIFLGVYIPLGSMLLLNGYYTKKGFDKSKEAFKLDDRSQGALELAINLGIITIRLQNIRKWVYDTTSGQYEAQDEQKVMFSGGLSF; via the coding sequence ATGTTCAAACGTCCGAAATATTATTTCACATTTCTATTTCTTTTTTTTGCGATACAAACAGGAATTCAGGCACAACTTTGGACGCCGCCGGGGAGGCAGTATATGCATCCCACCGATCCGTTCACTTACGATCTCGGGATCAATAAATACCAGAAGGATTATTATCTCTATGTTGCTCCGACCGTGAATTTAAATTTCGGAGGAGATTTCGGAGCATCCCTGACTGTGCCTTTGAACTTTTTGATATACGACGTGGACCCAAAACAAGAAAATTCCAGGATCGGTAAGCTGCGGACTTTCGATTATAATGAAAAGAGCGATTATCTTCGATTGATCAATAATATCTGGTTCGGTCAGTTTGGTAAATACACTCCGGGGGAAATTACGTATTCCGCGTATCTTGGGAAGTTGTTCGACGGTTATATTGGCCACGGAACCATCGTGAATCGATACATAAACAACCAACGTTTGGATGTGTATAACGTGGGCCTCCAAGCCGACATGAACAGCGATTATGGAGGGGTACAGGTATTTTCAAATTCGGTTTACACGAGGGAAGTCAGTTCAGCACGGGTTTACATTCGGCCTTTTGCGGTAGGATTCAAACTTTTCGATATCATCACCGGTCGTTCTAAGTTCTTAACGATGCTCACGATCGCACAAGGAAACGTAGCGGATGAAGCGGGGAGAAGAAAAGTCTACGAAGAAGTGGGTGCAGAAGAAAAAGAATCGTATCGTGCTTTGATTGAGGATCAGAAGACGCAGGAAAAAAAAGAAGAAATGATTCCTGCGGATAAAAAACCGGAAAAGCCGCAAAATCTAAAGGAGCTTTTCAATCAGGATAATTTTGCCAATCGATTTGCGATCGGTTATACAACCGCTTTCGACAATAAAGCTCCGCTTGAACTCAAGTTCGATTCGACAGGAGAGCTTAGGGTGAACGAAAGTAACAATCCTCTCGTCAGGTCCACGGAAAAACTAACGGTTACCGGTTTTGACTTAGAATACAAACTACTGGCCGCGAAATATATAGAACTGACCCCCTATTACGACGTGAACAAAATCAAACAAATAGAGAACGCTAAAGGGACACATTATGGAGCGATTTTACGATTGGGCGGAAAGGATATATATGTTCGGGTAAAGCCGGAATATAGAAATATGACGTCTACGTATATTCCGATGTATTTTGACAGTTTTTACGAATTGGAAAGATATCAGAGTAATTTGCAGAGTCATATTCCGCAGACAAAACTTGAGGCGGCAAAGTTGGCCGATCCCGACGGTCCTAAAGTTAAAGGACATTTTACCACGGTCTTATTTAATTTTTACAAATTTGCGGTCGAATCGAATTACGAAAATTATTCCGGGCCCGATAACTCAAGGATATTCCTAGGGGTATATATTCCGCTCGGAAGCATGCTTTTACTAAACGGATATTATACCAAAAAGGGTTTTGATAAAAGTAAAGAGGCTTTTAAGTTGGATGATCGTTCTCAGGGAGCTCTCGAATTGGCGATCAATTTAGGAATTATCACCATAAGACTTCAAAATATTCGTAAATGGGTTTATGATACCACTTCCGGACAATACGAGGCTCAGGATGAACAGAAAGTAATGTTCTCGGGCGGCTTAAGTTTTTAG
- the metX gene encoding homoserine O-acetyltransferase MetX: MNESGSIGIIETKYAEFKELPLKNGSILSPVVIAYETYGTLSPSKNNAILICHALSGDAHAAGYHSESDKKPGWWDDYIGPGKSFDTNQYFIICSNVIGGCKGSSGPLSIHPETGTPYGSRFPFVSIQDMVKAQKLLIEFLGIDKLFCVAGGSMGGMQALEWSIAYPDSLLNCIVMASAAEHSAMQIAFNEVGRQAILSDPNWNNGLYDENSPRKGLALARMVGHITYLSDDRMREKFGRNPPRGNILTTDFAVGSYLIYQGESFVDRFDANSYIYVTKALDHYSLGKGKELTAALSTATCRFLIVSYSSDWLYPPAQSREIVKSLEAADKRVFYLELQSGEGHDSFLLKNPKQIEILKGFLENQSNP; encoded by the coding sequence ATGAATGAATCTGGATCGATCGGAATCATTGAAACTAAATATGCAGAGTTCAAAGAACTCCCTTTAAAAAACGGCTCCATTTTATCTCCGGTCGTCATCGCCTATGAGACCTACGGCACCCTTTCTCCTTCTAAAAACAATGCGATCTTAATCTGCCACGCTTTATCGGGAGACGCGCACGCCGCCGGTTATCACTCCGAGTCAGATAAAAAACCCGGCTGGTGGGACGACTACATTGGCCCCGGTAAATCCTTCGATACAAATCAATACTTCATCATTTGCTCAAACGTAATCGGTGGCTGTAAAGGTTCTTCGGGGCCACTCTCGATTCATCCAGAAACCGGAACTCCCTACGGTTCCCGCTTTCCTTTCGTTTCAATCCAAGATATGGTGAAAGCTCAAAAACTTTTGATAGAATTTTTGGGAATCGATAAACTTTTTTGTGTCGCGGGCGGTTCTATGGGTGGAATGCAAGCCCTAGAATGGAGCATCGCCTATCCCGATTCCCTTTTGAACTGCATCGTAATGGCTTCCGCTGCGGAACATTCCGCGATGCAAATCGCATTCAACGAGGTCGGAAGACAAGCGATCTTGTCCGACCCGAATTGGAACAACGGTCTCTACGACGAAAATTCTCCTCGCAAGGGTTTGGCCCTCGCCAGAATGGTCGGTCATATCACATATCTTTCGGATGACAGGATGAGAGAAAAATTCGGCAGAAACCCTCCCCGAGGAAACATCTTAACCACAGATTTTGCCGTCGGAAGCTATCTCATCTATCAAGGAGAAAGTTTTGTGGATCGGTTCGACGCGAATTCTTATATCTATGTTACGAAAGCCTTGGATCACTACAGTCTTGGTAAAGGAAAAGAATTGACGGCAGCCCTTTCTACCGCAACTTGCAGATTTTTGATTGTGTCTTATAGTTCGGATTGGTTGTATCCTCCGGCTCAATCCAGGGAAATCGTAAAGTCCTTGGAAGCGGCCGACAAGCGAGTGTTTTATCTCGAACTTCAATCCGGAGAAGGTCACGATTCTTTTCTCTTGAAAAATCCCAAACAAATCGAAATTCTAAAAGGATTTTTAGAAAACCAATCCAATCCATGA
- the metW gene encoding methionine biosynthesis protein MetW, whose translation MTPLEKKTSIDLALKERPDFAYILDLIPIGSRVLDLGCGNGTLLYLLKEKGIRGQGIEKDEDCIVECIQRGVYVHHGDIDEGLEHHQDKRFDFVILNQTIQETRNPGEILKESLRIGKKVIVAFPNFGHWNVRWTILTTGKTPVTDLLPYRWFNTPNLHFLSVLDFIEFCEIQKFKIEDKAYFRDLSRVRFRPNFFSKLALFVIS comes from the coding sequence ATGACCCCTCTTGAAAAAAAGACATCCATTGATCTGGCTCTGAAAGAAAGGCCGGACTTTGCATACATTCTCGATCTGATTCCCATAGGTTCCAGAGTTTTGGATCTCGGCTGCGGAAACGGAACATTACTCTATCTTTTAAAAGAAAAGGGAATCCGGGGCCAAGGAATTGAAAAAGACGAAGATTGCATCGTGGAATGTATTCAACGAGGTGTTTACGTTCATCACGGCGACATAGACGAAGGTCTTGAACATCATCAGGACAAACGTTTCGATTTCGTTATTCTTAACCAAACGATTCAGGAAACAAGAAATCCGGGAGAAATCCTAAAGGAATCTCTTCGAATCGGCAAGAAGGTAATCGTCGCTTTTCCGAACTTCGGTCACTGGAACGTTCGCTGGACGATCCTTACCACGGGTAAAACTCCCGTGACGGATTTACTTCCCTATCGTTGGTTCAATACTCCCAACCTTCATTTTCTTTCTGTTTTGGATTTTATCGAGTTCTGCGAAATTCAAAAATTCAAAATCGAAGACAAAGCATATTTCAGAGATCTGTCTCGCGTACGATTTCGCCCTAATTTCTTTTCAAAGCTGGCGCTTTTTGTAATATCCTAA